In the genome of Acidobacteriota bacterium, the window CAAATACAGGTTTTTCAGCCGGTTTATACAACAGGATGCCGACTTCCTGCATCGAATCAAGCCTTGCCGCCGGGCGTATCTCGATAACGTGCGGCGTTGTCGCGGAACCGCTTACTACATTCACGATCTCACCTATCTTTAGTCCGGCTGGGAAAATATCATCCTGCCCAGTCGTAAAAACCGATTGCCCTAGTTTTACGTCGATGCTGCCTGATACGTATTTCATTTCAAGCAGGTCTTTCTTGCTGGTGCCACTAACCACACCGAGGGCGTTCGATTCGCCAATCTGGCCCACTATAGCACCGACGCCCGACGTCGAACGCGTTAACAGATCTACTTGCGACGTAAGGGGACTCACAGCCGTCACACGACCAACCAGTCCACCGTTGGTGACGACCGGCATGTATAAAGTGACGCCATCAAGGCTGCCGCGGTTAACAGTCGTCGCGTCAAACCAGACGGATGGGTCACGACCAATGATCCGGGCAGTCAGGACTTTGTATTTGCTCTGTTCACGCAGGTCGAGCATTTCACGGAACCTGGAATTTTCTGAAGCGAGTTCTTCCTTCTGCTTTAACTCGACCTCGAGTTCCTGGACTCGCTGTTTCAAAAGATCATTCTCACTTTGGGCCGAGCGAAGATTA includes:
- the mreC gene encoding rod shape-determining protein MreC, giving the protein MAERSQKEVWRLTPWLMVALLLVNFILMAFDARDKSTGQRVVRAWTLTAADFVQSPVTTVTTSIANYFYSISNLRSAQSENDLLKQRVQELEVELKQKEELASENSRFREMLDLREQSKYKVLTARIIGRDPSVWFDATTVNRGSLDGVTLYMPVVTNGGLVGRVTAVSPLTSQVDLLTRSTSGVGAIVGQIGESNALGVVSGTSKKDLLEMKYVSGSIDVKLGQSVFTTGQDDIFPAGLKIGEIVNVVSGSATTPHVIEIRPAARLDSMQEVGILLYKPAEKPVFEQKLPNAVKPK